A part of Salvelinus alpinus chromosome 23, SLU_Salpinus.1, whole genome shotgun sequence genomic DNA contains:
- the LOC139551394 gene encoding proteoglycan 4-like: MEPPAPSSPAAQLLSPQLPSSSSPAPQLPAAQLPSPQPPSSPAPQHPSSPAPSSQLPSSPSPQHPSSPAPSSPAPPLPSSPAPQHPSTPAPQLPLFPAPPLPSSPAPQLPSTPAPQLPLSPAPQHPSSPAPQHPSTPAPQLPLFPAPPLPSSPAPQHPSSPAPPLPSSPSPQLPSTPAPQLPSSPSSQLPLSPAPQHPSSPAPPLPSSPAPQLPSSPSPQLPSTPAPPLPSSPAPQLPRTPAPQLPSTPAPQLPSTPAPQHPSSPAPQLPSPQPPAPQLPNSSAPSSPAPAPQLPSSQLPNSPAPSPPAPQLPRTPAPQLPSSPSPQLPSTPAPQLPSSPSSQLPLSLAPQHPSSPAPPLPSSPAPQHPSTPAPQLPLFPAPPHPSSPAPQHPSSPAPPLPSSPSPQLPTPQHPSSPAPPLPSSPAPQLPSSPEPQHPSSPSSQHPSTPAPQHPSSPAPQHPSTPAPQHPSSPSPQHPSTPAPPLPSTPAPQHPSSPAPQLPSTPAHQHPSTPAPQLPSTPAPQLPSTPAPQHPSSPAPQLPSTPAPQHPSSPARLVN, from the exons ATGGAG CCCCCAGCTCCCAGCTCCCCAGCTGCCCAACTCCTCAGCCCCCAGCTCCCCAGCTCCAGCTCCCCAGCTCCCCAGCTCCCAGCTGCCCAACtccccagcccccagccccccagctccccagctccccagcaccccagctccccagcccccagctcccagctccccagctccccctctccccagcaccccagctccccagctcccagctccccagctccccctctccccagctccccagcaCCCCAGCACCCCAGCACCCCAGCTCCCCAGCTCCCCCTCTTCCCAGCTCCCCCTCTCCCTAGCTCCCCAGCACCCCAGCTCCCCAGCACCCCAGCTCcccagctccccctctccccagctccccagcaCCCCAGCTCCCCAGCACCCCAGCACCCCAGCACCCCAGCTCCCCAGCTCCCCCTCTTcccagctccccctctccccagctccccagcaCCCCAGCACCCCAGCTCCCCAGCTCCCCCTCTTcccagctccccctctccccagctccccagcaCCCCAGCACCCCAGCTCCCCAGCTCCCCCTCTTcccagctccccctctccccagctccccagcaccccagctccccagctccccctctccccagctccccagcaccccagctccccagctccccctctccccagctccccagcaccccagctccccctctccccagctccccagctCCCCAGCTCCCCAGGACCCCAGCACCCCAGCTCCCCAGCACCCCAGCTCCCCAGCTCCCCAGCACCCCAGCTCCCCAGCACCCCAGCTCCCCAGCTCCCCAGCtccccagcccccagcccccagctcCCCAGCTGCCCAACTCCTCAGCCCCCAGCTCCCCAGCTCCAGCTCCCCAGCTCCCCAGCTCCCAGCTGCCCAACtccccagcccccagccccccagctccccagctcccccgcaccccagctccccagctccccagctccccctctccccagctccccagcaCCCCAGCACCCCAGCTCCCCAGCTCCCCCTCTTCCCAGCTCCCCCTCTCCCTAGCTCCCCAGCACCCCAGCTCcccagctccccctctccccagctccccagcaCCCCAGCACCCCAGCACCCCAGCTCCCCAGCTCCCCCTCTTCCCAGCTCCCCCTCACCCCAGCTCCCCAGCACCCCAGCACCCCAGCTCCCCAGCTCCCCCTCTTcccagctccccctctccccagctcccca ctccccagcaccccagctccccagctccccctctccccagctccccagcaCCCCAGCTCCCCAGCTCCCCAGAACCCCAGCACCCCAGCTCCCCCTCTTCCCAGCACCCCAGCACCCCAGCTCCCCAGCACCCCAGCTCCCCAGCACCCCAGCACCCCAGCACCCCAGCACCCCAGCACcccagctccccctctccccagcaCCCCAGCACcccagctccccctctccccagcaCCCCAGCTCCCCAGCACCCCAGCTCCCCAGCACCCCAGCTCCCCAGCACCCCAGCTCACCAGCACCCCAGCACCCCAGCTCCCCAGCTCCCCAGCACCCCAGCTCCCCAGCTCCCCAGCACCCCAGCTCCCCAGCACCCCAGCTCCCCAGCTCCCCAGCTCCCCAGCACCCCAGCTCCCCAGCACCCCAGCTCCCCAGCTCGCCTGGTGAATTAG